In a genomic window of Streptomyces sp. NBC_01231:
- a CDS encoding superoxide dismutase yields the protein MAVYTLPELPYDYSALEPVINPLIVELHHDKHHAAYVKGANDTLEQLAEARDKETWGSINGLEKNLAFHLSGHILHSIYWHNMTGDGGGEPLDKDGVGELADAIAESFGSFAKFKAQLTKASATTQGSGWGVLAYEPLSGRLIVEQVYDHQGNVGQGSTPILVFDAWEHAFYLQYKNQKVDFIDAMWAVVNWQDVARRYAAAKERGDSLLLAP from the coding sequence ATGGCGGTTTACACGCTCCCGGAGCTTCCGTACGACTACTCGGCGCTTGAACCGGTCATCAACCCCCTGATCGTCGAGTTGCACCATGACAAGCACCACGCGGCGTACGTGAAGGGCGCGAACGACACGCTGGAGCAGCTTGCGGAGGCGCGGGACAAGGAGACGTGGGGCTCGATCAACGGGCTGGAGAAGAACCTGGCCTTCCACCTCTCGGGGCACATCCTGCACTCGATTTATTGGCACAACATGACCGGCGACGGCGGTGGCGAGCCCCTAGACAAGGACGGCGTAGGCGAGCTCGCGGACGCGATCGCCGAGTCCTTCGGCTCCTTCGCCAAGTTCAAGGCCCAGCTGACCAAGGCGTCCGCCACCACTCAGGGCTCCGGCTGGGGCGTGCTGGCGTACGAGCCGCTGAGCGGTCGGCTGATCGTCGAGCAGGTCTACGACCACCAGGGCAACGTCGGCCAGGGCTCGACCCCGATCCTGGTGTTCGACGCTTGGGAGCACGCCTTCTACCTGCAGTACAAGAACCAGAAGGTCGACTTCATCGACGCCATGTGGGCCGTCGTCAACTGGCAGGACGTGGCCCGGCGTTACGCCGCCGCCAAGGAGCGTGGCGACAGCCTGCTGCTCGCGCCGTGA
- a CDS encoding sulfite exporter TauE/SafE family protein translates to MEQTLQIIAIVVAAFGTAALSAVAGFGGGVLLLPVFVAVLGTRDAVAVLTVAQLASNGSRVWFNRHEVDRRLVGIFALGAVPAAVVGALLFATAPLPALTRLIGVFLLVMVAWRRWKPHAARLDDTAFTAVGAVSGFGSALVGSVGPMVAPFFLARGLLKGAYIGTEAASAVVMHLTKLVVFGAAAVLTASNAVIGLALAPASTAGAWTGKKIVDRLPAHVFVIVVEIGLVTSGLLLAITGG, encoded by the coding sequence ATGGAACAGACACTGCAGATCATCGCCATCGTCGTCGCCGCCTTCGGCACTGCGGCTCTGTCCGCGGTCGCCGGGTTCGGCGGCGGAGTGCTCCTGCTGCCGGTCTTCGTCGCCGTCTTGGGCACCCGGGACGCGGTTGCCGTCCTCACTGTCGCCCAACTGGCCAGCAACGGCAGCCGGGTCTGGTTCAACCGCCACGAGGTCGACCGGCGCCTGGTCGGCATCTTCGCTCTCGGCGCCGTGCCGGCCGCTGTCGTCGGCGCACTCCTGTTCGCCACCGCGCCCCTGCCTGCGCTCACCCGCCTCATCGGCGTGTTCCTGCTGGTCATGGTCGCCTGGCGGCGCTGGAAGCCGCACGCCGCCCGGCTGGACGACACCGCGTTCACCGCCGTCGGCGCCGTCTCCGGTTTCGGCTCCGCCCTGGTCGGCTCGGTCGGCCCGATGGTCGCCCCGTTCTTCCTCGCCCGCGGCCTGCTCAAGGGCGCCTACATCGGCACCGAGGCCGCTTCCGCCGTGGTGATGCACCTGACCAAGCTGGTGGTTTTCGGCGCCGCAGCCGTGCTGACCGCATCCAACGCCGTCATCGGCCTGGCCCTCGCACCCGCCAGCACCGCAGGCGCCTGGACCGGCAAGAAAATCGTCGACCGGCTCCCCGCCCACGTCTTCGTCATCGTGGTCGAGATCGGCCTGGTCACCTCCGGTCTCCTGCTGGCCATCACCGGCGGCTGA